One genomic segment of Clavelina lepadiformis chromosome 3, kaClaLepa1.1, whole genome shotgun sequence includes these proteins:
- the LOC143450598 gene encoding intelectin-1-like isoform X2, with protein MKLFIVFLLALTNCSFSTCQHESDGSSTCGCDTSIGEICRRLERLERQIENCAGSDTQSSTVTVGKTCQRVKQENPDVQQDGSYTLVDESGTEYDGYCDMTTDGGGWTLVASIHDNDVSGRCTAGDKWSSERGNNPQNAHGDGSWANNITFGSVETATTRDYKSPAYFQVEAKNIMIWQVPNQVSSRTYSSSAYFKYRTTDGFLSQYGGNLRSLFADHFPLTSGVYSYPSDSGPSVPVVFDVGLSSEVLSHFPPNIQSSLEPGYIQFRAISTFLDAYALCPGVRNKPTSRYPSYACLGSTGWNRYENYCGDFSGFKYPSSAPGTGWSADDRLLSTTFLIFYR; from the exons ATGAAGCTGTTTATCGTTTTTCTTCTTGCTCTTACAAATTGTTCCTTCTCTACTTGTCAGCATGAAAGTGACGGGAGTTCTACGTGCGGCTGTGACACATCCATTGGTGAAATATGTCGTCGTTTGGAACGACTTGAACGTCAGATCGAAAACTGTGCAGGCA GTGACACGCAGTCTAGTACCGTAACCGTTGGAAAAACCTGTCAAAGAGTAAAACAAGAGAACCCTGATGTCCAGCAAGACGGGTCATATACCCTCGTGGATGAAAGCGGTACCGAATACGACGGGTATTGTGACATGACCACAGATGGTGGGGGGTGGACATTGGTTGCTTCCATTCACGACAACGACGTAAGTGGAAGATGCACAGCCGGGGATAAATGGTCAAGCGAACGCGGAAACAACCCACAAAATGCTCATGGGGATGGCAGCTGGGCAAACAATATTACCTTTGGTAGTGTAGAAACTGCCACTACACGTGACTATAAAAGTCCGGCTTACTTTCAAGTGGAAGCCAAAAACATTATGATATGGCAGGTTCCAAACCAAGTTTCAAGTCGGACTTACAGCAGCTCGGCTTACTTCAAATATCGAACCACTGACGGCTTTCTGTCTCAATATGGTGGCAATTTGCGCAGTCTTTTTGCAGATCATTTTCCTTTAACATCCGGAGTATACAGTTATCCATCTGACAGTGGCCCTTCGGTACCAGTTGTGTTTGATGTTGGTCTTAGCAGCGAAGTGTTGTCACATTTTCCACCAAATATACAATCTAGTTTGGAGCCTGGATACATTCAG TTTCGCGCTATCAGCACCTTCCTTGATGCATATGCTTTGTGCCCTGGTGTGCGTAATAAGCCCACTTCACGCTATCCATCCTACGCTTGTCTTGGATCTACTGGGTGGAATCGGTACGAAAACTACTGTGGAGACTTCTCTGGATTCAAGTATCCGAGCTCAGCCCCAGGAACAGGCTGGAGCGCAGATGACCGACTTCTCAGcacaacatttttaattttttatcgcTAG
- the LOC143450598 gene encoding intelectin-1-like isoform X3 → MKLFIVFLLALTNCSFSTCQHESDGSSTCGCDTSIGEICRRLERLERQIENCAGDTQSSTVTVGKTCQRVKQENPDVQQDGSYTLVDESGTEYDGYCDMTTDGGGWTLVASIHDNDVSGRCTAGDKWSSERGNNPQNAHGDGSWANNITFGSVETATTRDYKSPAYFQVEAKNIMIWQVPNQVSSRTYSSSAYFKYRTTDGFLSQYGGNLRSLFADHFPLTSGVYSYPSDSGPSVPVVFDVGLSSEVLSHFPPNIQSSLEPGYIQFRAISTFLDAYALCPGVRNKPTSRYPSYACLGSTGWNRYENYCGDFSGFKYPSSAPGTGWSADDRLLSTTFLIFYR, encoded by the exons ATGAAGCTGTTTATCGTTTTTCTTCTTGCTCTTACAAATTGTTCCTTCTCTACTTGTCAGCATGAAAGTGACGGGAGTTCTACGTGCGGCTGTGACACATCCATTGGTGAAATATGTCGTCGTTTGGAACGACTTGAACGTCAGATCGAAAACTGTGCAG GTGACACGCAGTCTAGTACCGTAACCGTTGGAAAAACCTGTCAAAGAGTAAAACAAGAGAACCCTGATGTCCAGCAAGACGGGTCATATACCCTCGTGGATGAAAGCGGTACCGAATACGACGGGTATTGTGACATGACCACAGATGGTGGGGGGTGGACATTGGTTGCTTCCATTCACGACAACGACGTAAGTGGAAGATGCACAGCCGGGGATAAATGGTCAAGCGAACGCGGAAACAACCCACAAAATGCTCATGGGGATGGCAGCTGGGCAAACAATATTACCTTTGGTAGTGTAGAAACTGCCACTACACGTGACTATAAAAGTCCGGCTTACTTTCAAGTGGAAGCCAAAAACATTATGATATGGCAGGTTCCAAACCAAGTTTCAAGTCGGACTTACAGCAGCTCGGCTTACTTCAAATATCGAACCACTGACGGCTTTCTGTCTCAATATGGTGGCAATTTGCGCAGTCTTTTTGCAGATCATTTTCCTTTAACATCCGGAGTATACAGTTATCCATCTGACAGTGGCCCTTCGGTACCAGTTGTGTTTGATGTTGGTCTTAGCAGCGAAGTGTTGTCACATTTTCCACCAAATATACAATCTAGTTTGGAGCCTGGATACATTCAG TTTCGCGCTATCAGCACCTTCCTTGATGCATATGCTTTGTGCCCTGGTGTGCGTAATAAGCCCACTTCACGCTATCCATCCTACGCTTGTCTTGGATCTACTGGGTGGAATCGGTACGAAAACTACTGTGGAGACTTCTCTGGATTCAAGTATCCGAGCTCAGCCCCAGGAACAGGCTGGAGCGCAGATGACCGACTTCTCAGcacaacatttttaattttttatcgcTAG
- the LOC143450598 gene encoding intelectin-1-like isoform X1, translating to MKLFIVFLLALTNCSFSTCQHESDGSSTCGCDTSIGEICRRLERLERQIENCAGSICVGDTQSSTVTVGKTCQRVKQENPDVQQDGSYTLVDESGTEYDGYCDMTTDGGGWTLVASIHDNDVSGRCTAGDKWSSERGNNPQNAHGDGSWANNITFGSVETATTRDYKSPAYFQVEAKNIMIWQVPNQVSSRTYSSSAYFKYRTTDGFLSQYGGNLRSLFADHFPLTSGVYSYPSDSGPSVPVVFDVGLSSEVLSHFPPNIQSSLEPGYIQFRAISTFLDAYALCPGVRNKPTSRYPSYACLGSTGWNRYENYCGDFSGFKYPSSAPGTGWSADDRLLSTTFLIFYR from the exons ATGAAGCTGTTTATCGTTTTTCTTCTTGCTCTTACAAATTGTTCCTTCTCTACTTGTCAGCATGAAAGTGACGGGAGTTCTACGTGCGGCTGTGACACATCCATTGGTGAAATATGTCGTCGTTTGGAACGACTTGAACGTCAGATCGAAAACTGTGCAGGCAGTATATGTGTTG GTGACACGCAGTCTAGTACCGTAACCGTTGGAAAAACCTGTCAAAGAGTAAAACAAGAGAACCCTGATGTCCAGCAAGACGGGTCATATACCCTCGTGGATGAAAGCGGTACCGAATACGACGGGTATTGTGACATGACCACAGATGGTGGGGGGTGGACATTGGTTGCTTCCATTCACGACAACGACGTAAGTGGAAGATGCACAGCCGGGGATAAATGGTCAAGCGAACGCGGAAACAACCCACAAAATGCTCATGGGGATGGCAGCTGGGCAAACAATATTACCTTTGGTAGTGTAGAAACTGCCACTACACGTGACTATAAAAGTCCGGCTTACTTTCAAGTGGAAGCCAAAAACATTATGATATGGCAGGTTCCAAACCAAGTTTCAAGTCGGACTTACAGCAGCTCGGCTTACTTCAAATATCGAACCACTGACGGCTTTCTGTCTCAATATGGTGGCAATTTGCGCAGTCTTTTTGCAGATCATTTTCCTTTAACATCCGGAGTATACAGTTATCCATCTGACAGTGGCCCTTCGGTACCAGTTGTGTTTGATGTTGGTCTTAGCAGCGAAGTGTTGTCACATTTTCCACCAAATATACAATCTAGTTTGGAGCCTGGATACATTCAG TTTCGCGCTATCAGCACCTTCCTTGATGCATATGCTTTGTGCCCTGGTGTGCGTAATAAGCCCACTTCACGCTATCCATCCTACGCTTGTCTTGGATCTACTGGGTGGAATCGGTACGAAAACTACTGTGGAGACTTCTCTGGATTCAAGTATCCGAGCTCAGCCCCAGGAACAGGCTGGAGCGCAGATGACCGACTTCTCAGcacaacatttttaattttttatcgcTAG